A genomic region of Aeropyrum pernix K1 contains the following coding sequences:
- a CDS encoding DUF763 domain-containing protein yields MTGVADLPLHSGKVPPWMLKVMERLARSIARAIVEIHGPDAVVRGLADPYWFQAFNNAIGMDWDSSGSTTVLLAVLRKVSLSEDLGFIVVGGKGRRMRGIDSEVEALADRVGIDASKLLGFSQAAGRVSNVLLQDGYSPYIHAVVASETGLMVAVQQGMNVEAGLSRRYHVDRESVEEPFRGVSGILSHSGVLNAVASESKEARKLYVDLAREGASRIERMVLEASRMVSGAPTLLDYMDRHPGASHRNASGGPRSSKPYYKPVPIDSRTRKYLEMLADNPPVDEQDLLTAPGLTPKVVRALALVADIIYGVPTSHRDPVSTPLNPFVYAYSVGGKDGVPYRFDRRTAERVVLALEEAVELARLGRDEKLRALRRLRRLLDPLRS; encoded by the coding sequence ATGACTGGGGTGGCAGATCTCCCCCTACACAGCGGCAAGGTCCCTCCGTGGATGTTGAAGGTCATGGAGAGGCTGGCCAGGTCTATAGCAAGAGCTATAGTTGAGATCCATGGGCCTGACGCTGTTGTTAGGGGTCTTGCAGACCCATACTGGTTCCAAGCCTTCAACAACGCTATAGGGATGGACTGGGATAGCAGCGGGAGCACAACGGTTCTCCTTGCAGTTCTTAGGAAGGTTAGCCTGAGCGAGGACCTCGGCTTTATAGTAGTTGGAGGTAAGGGTAGGAGGATGAGGGGTATAGACAGTGAGGTAGAAGCTCTGGCGGATAGGGTTGGTATAGACGCTTCTAAGCTGCTAGGATTCAGCCAGGCGGCTGGCAGGGTATCTAACGTGCTCCTCCAGGACGGCTACTCGCCCTACATACATGCTGTCGTAGCCTCGGAGACCGGTCTAATGGTTGCGGTCCAGCAGGGTATGAACGTGGAAGCAGGTCTCTCGAGGAGGTACCATGTGGACAGGGAATCCGTAGAGGAGCCTTTTAGAGGCGTCTCGGGCATTCTCAGCCATTCTGGCGTTCTCAATGCAGTAGCGTCAGAAAGCAAGGAGGCTAGAAAGCTCTATGTAGACCTGGCCCGCGAGGGCGCTAGCAGGATTGAGAGGATGGTTCTAGAGGCCTCTAGGATGGTTAGTGGAGCCCCTACACTTCTAGACTACATGGACCGTCACCCAGGCGCCAGCCATAGGAATGCGTCGGGGGGTCCGAGGAGTTCCAAGCCTTACTATAAGCCAGTGCCTATAGACTCAAGGACGAGAAAGTATCTAGAGATGCTTGCCGATAACCCCCCTGTAGATGAGCAGGACCTCCTAACGGCCCCTGGCTTGACACCCAAGGTTGTCAGGGCTCTCGCGCTCGTCGCAGACATTATATACGGTGTCCCCACGAGCCACAGAGACCCGGTCTCCACCCCGCTAAACCCCTTTGTCTACGCGTATTCGGTGGGCGGTAAGGATGGAGTGCCCTATAGGTTTGACAGGCGGACTGCAGAGCGGGTTGTACTAGCTCTCGAAGAAGCAGTTGAGCTTGCCCGGCTCGGTAGAGACGAGAAGCTCAGGGCTCTAAGGAGGCTGAGGAGGCTACTAGACCCGTTGAGATCCTGA
- a CDS encoding ATP-NAD kinase family protein, with the protein MKDRIIGLIVNPLAGVGGRLGFKGSDGAYGIRALMMGADLVAPRRARAFLESLDDELASKGIQVKLLLPPGRMGESVAREAGRLRAVKVETVPCVDPRIWPTTAHDTIRCARTIENEVDLLVFAGGDGTARDILNAVDMRLPVLGIPSGVKVYSGVFAVNPRSAARVVTAFLEGRARLEERPVVDVDEEEFRRDRLVLRTFGKLLVPVAEGVVESPKTLAGGEGVEDIARFFAEELYRDCTLYILGPGRTVARIAEYLGVRKTLLGVDAVHNKRLVGKDLDEEAIIELIEKHPRTVIVLSPIGGQGFILGRGNQQISPRVVRKVGKEGIVVVSDPEKLRSLGRLRVDTGDDDVDRMMRGYIRVLIGYGKWKMVRVE; encoded by the coding sequence TTGAAAGACAGGATAATCGGGCTCATAGTAAACCCTCTCGCTGGCGTAGGTGGTAGACTAGGCTTTAAAGGTAGCGACGGGGCCTACGGCATTAGAGCCCTCATGATGGGGGCAGACCTTGTTGCGCCGAGGAGGGCCAGAGCCTTTCTGGAGTCTCTCGACGACGAGCTAGCCAGCAAAGGTATACAGGTTAAGCTGCTGCTCCCCCCAGGAAGAATGGGGGAGTCGGTAGCCAGGGAGGCGGGCCGCCTGAGAGCAGTAAAAGTGGAGACGGTGCCGTGCGTCGACCCCCGGATATGGCCTACAACGGCCCACGACACGATAAGATGTGCAAGAACTATTGAGAATGAGGTTGATCTCCTCGTCTTCGCCGGGGGCGATGGTACCGCTAGGGATATTCTAAACGCTGTGGACATGAGGCTCCCAGTGCTAGGGATACCTTCGGGGGTTAAAGTCTACAGCGGCGTATTCGCGGTCAACCCCCGCTCTGCAGCCAGGGTTGTGACAGCCTTCCTAGAGGGTAGGGCCAGGCTCGAGGAGAGGCCTGTCGTTGACGTGGACGAGGAGGAGTTTAGGCGTGACAGGCTGGTGCTTAGGACTTTTGGAAAGCTCCTCGTACCCGTGGCTGAGGGTGTTGTAGAGAGCCCTAAAACCTTGGCAGGCGGGGAGGGCGTGGAAGATATAGCTAGGTTCTTCGCAGAAGAGCTGTACAGAGACTGCACACTATATATACTAGGGCCAGGGCGTACTGTGGCAAGAATAGCCGAGTACCTGGGTGTCAGGAAGACGCTCCTCGGCGTCGACGCAGTTCACAACAAAAGGCTGGTTGGTAAGGATCTCGACGAGGAGGCGATAATCGAGCTTATCGAGAAGCACCCTAGAACAGTGATTGTACTCTCCCCCATAGGCGGGCAGGGATTCATACTGGGCCGGGGAAACCAGCAGATAAGCCCCCGTGTGGTCAGGAAGGTGGGTAAAGAGGGAATAGTAGTCGTCTCAGACCCCGAGAAGTTGAGGAGTCTGGGGAGACTGAGGGTTGATACAGGCGATGATGATGTAGACAGGATGATGCGGGGCTACATCAGGGTGTTGATAGGTTATGGTAAGTGGAAGATGGTGAGGGTAGAGTAG
- a CDS encoding ABC transporter permease — MLGGISRILTQFTVMVWAHSKRAWRMRYNLVNWAIIDALWLLIFVFAGLAFTPPGDYVEVVPVLFFSVVMWSLMSTPVWSIGNWIKFYVAIGLMDEVEASSASHTLFLATRAIPSLAISLLSSLGVGIMLYSSTGVNIFSVRSPPLLALSLLILALMSTLYALGLAFIGLKLKVPAPSLDVMNLAMFFIGGVAVDVETLIWPLRLVAVLTPYSHPAEIMRYAVAGDRPYLGFQGELLASLLFLALLTLFVVVTRYVAYRDYRTMGPRGVGLT; from the coding sequence ATGCTCGGCGGCATATCCAGGATCCTCACCCAGTTCACAGTAATGGTTTGGGCGCATTCGAAGAGAGCCTGGAGAATGAGGTACAACCTGGTGAACTGGGCTATAATAGATGCTCTATGGCTACTTATATTCGTCTTCGCCGGCCTAGCCTTCACACCCCCCGGTGACTATGTAGAGGTGGTGCCGGTCCTCTTCTTCAGCGTTGTCATGTGGAGCTTGATGAGCACGCCCGTATGGTCTATAGGCAATTGGATTAAGTTCTACGTAGCAATCGGGCTGATGGATGAGGTTGAAGCTTCCAGCGCAAGCCACACGCTATTCCTAGCCACGCGCGCTATTCCTAGTCTGGCTATAAGCCTGCTGTCCTCGCTGGGGGTTGGGATAATGCTCTACTCCTCGACAGGTGTTAACATATTTAGCGTGAGAAGCCCCCCGCTTCTAGCCCTCTCTCTACTCATCCTCGCCCTCATGTCCACGCTATATGCGCTGGGACTGGCCTTCATCGGCTTAAAGCTTAAAGTGCCTGCGCCGAGCCTTGACGTCATGAACCTAGCCATGTTCTTCATAGGTGGTGTGGCGGTCGACGTGGAAACGCTGATATGGCCCCTCAGACTCGTCGCCGTCCTAACACCCTATAGCCACCCTGCGGAGATAATGCGTTACGCCGTAGCCGGCGACAGGCCCTACCTAGGCTTTCAGGGCGAGCTCCTAGCATCTCTACTATTCCTAGCCCTCCTCACATTGTTTGTGGTTGTAACAAGGTATGTAGCGTATAGAGACTACAGGACAATGGGGCCTAGGGGCGTGGGGCTTACTTGA
- a CDS encoding ABC transporter permease — protein sequence MRGIAAMSLGSYSAGKLFRVFLRLAVAEAEFRLMELRRNKQYTIITLSWPYLMMLSIYILGTSYGSIDYYRHVTGVEDPLIFLAVASAVAFTAVGIIDYTSNSLLWHRWLGTLPYVILASPRFTVYLLASGTALTVFSVAINYVSIVPLILVLGGLDSFFRLMVIVAIVLLGMIPLMGIAIVASLLSIVAREEGNVLGFLNPLLLLLSGVFYPVELLPRILEWASKIIPVTYVVESAKLVSGFDAPGVKVIYIVLYAFALMSLLYNVGGVLALEYLEKVAQRRGVSS from the coding sequence GTGAGGGGCATAGCCGCCATGAGCCTAGGATCCTACTCGGCTGGTAAGCTATTCCGCGTTTTCCTAAGGCTTGCCGTAGCTGAGGCCGAGTTTAGGCTTATGGAGCTTAGGCGCAACAAGCAGTACACCATAATAACTCTCTCGTGGCCGTATCTGATGATGCTATCAATTTATATACTGGGGACAAGCTACGGTAGCATAGATTATTATAGGCATGTTACGGGTGTCGAGGACCCTCTAATCTTCCTGGCGGTCGCTAGTGCAGTGGCTTTCACAGCAGTAGGTATAATCGATTATACGTCAAACTCGCTACTCTGGCACCGCTGGCTGGGCACTCTGCCCTACGTTATCCTGGCATCTCCAAGGTTCACCGTCTACCTGCTGGCGTCAGGTACCGCTCTAACCGTGTTCTCAGTGGCTATAAACTACGTTTCCATAGTCCCCCTTATACTCGTACTTGGCGGGCTAGACTCGTTCTTCAGGCTCATGGTTATAGTTGCCATAGTTCTCCTTGGCATGATACCGTTAATGGGTATTGCCATTGTAGCAAGCCTCCTCTCTATAGTAGCCAGGGAGGAGGGCAACGTCCTAGGCTTCCTTAACCCACTACTGCTCCTTCTTTCGGGGGTCTTCTACCCCGTCGAGCTGCTACCCAGGATTCTCGAGTGGGCTTCAAAGATAATCCCGGTAACATATGTAGTGGAGTCGGCCAAGCTCGTGTCGGGATTCGACGCTCCTGGTGTGAAGGTCATCTACATAGTGCTGTACGCCTTCGCCTTAATGTCGCTTCTATATAACGTGGGCGGCGTGCTGGCCCTCGAGTATCTGGAGAAGGTCGCGCAGAGGAGAGGTGTTTCCAGTTGA
- a CDS encoding ABC transporter ATP-binding protein — translation MAGAMIEARGLVKRFVSGRIRRRVVEALKGVSFSVYEGEIYSFLGPNGAGKTTTVRILSTLLDPDGGEARVAGFDVVKERWEVRKRIGVMLSVERGFYWKLTGRENLYYFGRIYGIPQGELKSRIKEVLDLVGLTDLGGADKPFEEMSLGMKARLGLARVLLKDPEVLILDEPTLGLDPASARTIRGVIRSLASEGRTIFITTHNMVEAEMISDRVGIIIGGRIAMEGTPDELKRRVFSSINLEFRVKASGHAAKKFFYDVKGEYGNRIVGGVTFSDGILTFRVSVNRDEPAEPIIDRITRLAYQYRFKILEIKALEPSLEDVFVAVSESGEARSGRVKGSIAQR, via the coding sequence GTGGCAGGTGCGATGATAGAGGCTCGCGGACTGGTGAAGCGCTTTGTCAGCGGGAGGATTAGGAGGAGGGTAGTGGAGGCGCTTAAAGGAGTATCTTTCAGCGTTTACGAAGGTGAGATCTACTCTTTCCTCGGACCCAACGGGGCTGGGAAGACTACGACGGTCAGGATCCTATCCACGCTTCTAGATCCGGATGGAGGTGAAGCTAGGGTTGCGGGTTTCGATGTCGTGAAGGAGAGGTGGGAGGTCAGGAAAAGGATAGGTGTTATGCTTTCGGTGGAGCGCGGTTTCTATTGGAAGCTTACCGGAAGGGAGAACCTCTACTATTTCGGGAGGATCTATGGAATACCTCAAGGCGAGCTGAAGAGCAGGATAAAGGAGGTTCTAGATCTAGTAGGCCTAACCGACTTAGGCGGCGCTGATAAGCCGTTCGAGGAGATGAGCTTGGGCATGAAGGCCAGGCTGGGGCTCGCCAGGGTCCTCTTAAAGGATCCTGAGGTCCTCATATTAGACGAGCCAACTTTGGGGCTGGACCCCGCTAGCGCCAGGACTATTAGAGGCGTTATTAGGAGTCTGGCCTCGGAGGGCCGAACTATATTTATAACTACACATAACATGGTTGAGGCTGAGATGATCAGCGACAGAGTGGGCATTATAATTGGAGGCAGAATAGCTATGGAAGGGACTCCGGACGAGCTTAAGAGGAGGGTTTTCAGCTCGATAAACCTGGAGTTCAGGGTTAAGGCTAGCGGCCATGCCGCTAAAAAGTTCTTCTATGATGTTAAGGGCGAGTATGGCAACAGGATAGTAGGAGGCGTAACGTTCTCAGACGGTATACTCACATTCAGGGTCTCGGTAAACCGTGACGAGCCTGCAGAACCCATAATCGACCGTATAACACGGCTAGCCTACCAGTACAGGTTTAAGATACTCGAGATAAAGGCTCTCGAGCCTTCTCTCGAGGACGTGTTTGTTGCTGTAAGCGAGAGCGGTGAAGCGAGGTCGGGGCGTGTTAAAGGGAGTATAGCCCAGCGGTGA
- the gyaR gene encoding glyoxylate reductase, giving the protein MKRPRVFVTREVFPEALELLSKYYDVEVWDKYQPPPYETLLSKAREADALYTLLTDRIDCDLLSQAPRLRIVAQMAVGFDNIDVECATRLGIYVTNTPGVLTEATAEFTWALILAAARRVVEADHFVRWGEWWRLRTGWHPMMMLGVELRGKTLGILGMGRIGSRVAEIGKAFGMRIIYHSRSRKREIEKELGAEYRSLEDLLRESDILSIHLPLTDETRHLIGESELKLMKKTAILVNTGRGAIVDTGALVKALREGWIAAAALDVFEEEPLNPNHPLTAFKNVVLAPHAASATRETRLRMAMMAAENLVAFAQGKVPPNLVNREVVKVRQPGF; this is encoded by the coding sequence ATGAAGAGGCCTAGGGTTTTTGTTACAAGAGAAGTGTTCCCCGAAGCCCTTGAACTCCTCTCTAAGTACTATGATGTTGAAGTTTGGGATAAGTATCAGCCGCCTCCGTACGAGACTCTTCTCTCGAAGGCTAGGGAGGCGGATGCACTCTACACCCTCTTGACAGACAGGATAGACTGTGATCTTCTGAGTCAGGCTCCCAGACTAAGGATTGTCGCCCAGATGGCAGTAGGTTTCGATAATATTGACGTTGAGTGTGCAACGAGGCTGGGAATATACGTAACTAACACGCCGGGAGTTCTCACCGAGGCCACTGCCGAGTTCACCTGGGCTTTAATACTGGCAGCCGCGAGGCGGGTGGTGGAGGCCGACCATTTCGTCAGGTGGGGCGAGTGGTGGAGGCTGAGGACTGGCTGGCATCCCATGATGATGCTGGGCGTGGAGCTTAGAGGGAAAACACTAGGCATCCTGGGCATGGGCAGGATAGGATCTAGAGTAGCGGAGATAGGTAAGGCGTTTGGAATGAGGATAATTTATCACAGTAGGTCTAGGAAGAGGGAGATTGAGAAGGAGTTAGGGGCTGAGTATAGGAGCCTTGAGGACCTCCTGCGGGAGTCGGACATACTTAGCATACACCTCCCTCTGACGGATGAAACAAGGCATTTAATAGGGGAGAGCGAGTTGAAGCTAATGAAGAAGACGGCGATACTTGTGAACACGGGGAGAGGTGCTATAGTTGATACTGGGGCTCTTGTGAAAGCCCTTAGGGAGGGTTGGATAGCGGCTGCTGCACTTGACGTCTTCGAGGAGGAGCCTCTTAACCCTAACCATCCGCTAACAGCGTTCAAAAACGTCGTACTGGCCCCTCATGCTGCCAGTGCCACTAGAGAGACCAGGCTTAGGATGGCTATGATGGCTGCGGAGAACCTGGTAGCATTCGCTCAGGGAAAAGTGCCTCCTAACCTGGTTAACAGAGAAGTGGTCAAGGTAAGGCAGCCCGGATTCTAG
- a CDS encoding alpha/beta hydrolase family protein, translating into MPGPKKPVTPEDIIRLTFVSNPSVSPEGDKVAYLATKADEKENTYRSGIWLAEEDSYRPLTGGPYDRCPAWSPDGEIIAFSRTVNSNQRKRHYIAIVSPKGGEPQVLHESVSPATSIKWSSQGSMIGYLSRKPTGREWKPYSERDVLEIDRIPVWFDSEGWVFDRYWGLTVISYPGGEVLLEKGGVNYNIVDFDFAPDDNTIVYAVSTDMKKPFIHKLVLWDLASGREKTLIEGLTIAAVAFDPRGRYIAVKANDRKRGLFSHYKIFVYDLNSEEFVCLTCDLDLNTLNTVNSDARGPSCLRGMYWDDNGHLYYGVHNAGRMVVMKSRPLGEAEAVLDPSSATVDDFSISRGGDTIAYVKMGPTSPPDIYIYRDDNEYRLTDHNAWFAESRSLAEPVRLQVQSPLGGSIDAWILLPPDAGECSGCLPWILYIHGGPKTSYGYAFIHEFQMLASQGFAVIYSNPRGSDGYSEEFADLRGRYGVDDYSELMKVVDEALSDFPQLDPQRGGVTGGSYGGYMTNVIVTKTRRFKAAVTQRSCSNWISFYGESDIGWYFAPELISAQEPWRDLEKYVDFSPLFSVENIETPLLIIHSTEDFRCPLSGAIQLFTALKLKGVETRLLVFPGENHNLSRSGTPKRRVARLRAIASWFKEHLGSQQRG; encoded by the coding sequence ATGCCAGGTCCTAAGAAGCCCGTTACCCCTGAGGACATTATTCGGCTCACGTTTGTCTCAAACCCTAGTGTAAGTCCTGAGGGCGACAAGGTCGCCTATTTAGCTACTAAGGCTGACGAGAAAGAGAACACCTACCGGTCGGGTATATGGCTAGCGGAGGAGGACTCTTACAGGCCGCTTACAGGGGGGCCTTACGATAGGTGTCCCGCGTGGAGCCCGGACGGCGAAATCATAGCGTTTTCCCGGACCGTCAATTCTAATCAGCGTAAAAGACACTATATCGCTATCGTGAGCCCGAAGGGCGGAGAACCCCAGGTCCTCCACGAATCAGTATCTCCAGCTACTAGCATCAAGTGGTCGAGTCAAGGTAGCATGATAGGCTATCTATCTAGGAAGCCTACTGGGAGGGAGTGGAAGCCCTATAGTGAGAGGGATGTGCTGGAGATCGACCGCATACCCGTATGGTTTGATAGCGAGGGGTGGGTGTTCGACAGGTACTGGGGCTTAACCGTTATCTCGTACCCGGGTGGTGAGGTCCTGCTGGAGAAGGGAGGTGTTAACTATAATATAGTGGACTTTGACTTCGCTCCCGACGATAACACCATAGTCTACGCAGTTTCTACTGACATGAAAAAACCCTTCATACACAAGCTAGTACTATGGGATCTGGCAAGCGGTAGGGAGAAGACGCTTATAGAGGGTCTAACCATAGCGGCTGTCGCCTTCGACCCGAGAGGGAGGTACATAGCAGTCAAAGCCAACGACAGGAAGAGGGGCCTCTTTTCACACTACAAGATCTTCGTCTATGACCTCAACTCTGAGGAGTTCGTTTGCCTGACTTGCGATCTAGACCTTAACACGCTGAACACTGTAAACAGCGACGCCCGTGGTCCGAGCTGTCTGAGAGGCATGTACTGGGATGATAACGGCCACCTCTATTACGGAGTCCATAACGCAGGGCGGATGGTGGTTATGAAGAGCAGGCCGCTGGGGGAGGCGGAGGCTGTGCTGGATCCATCTTCAGCCACTGTGGATGATTTCAGCATATCCAGGGGCGGCGATACTATAGCCTACGTGAAAATGGGGCCGACGAGCCCTCCCGACATATACATCTACCGAGACGACAATGAGTACAGGCTCACCGACCATAACGCATGGTTCGCAGAGTCCAGGAGTCTCGCCGAGCCGGTGAGGCTTCAGGTGCAAAGCCCGCTAGGGGGTAGTATAGACGCCTGGATTCTACTCCCCCCCGATGCAGGTGAATGCAGCGGATGCTTGCCTTGGATTCTCTATATACATGGGGGGCCTAAGACGAGCTACGGCTACGCCTTCATACACGAGTTCCAAATGCTAGCCTCTCAGGGCTTTGCGGTGATTTACTCGAACCCCAGGGGGAGTGACGGTTACAGCGAGGAGTTCGCCGATCTAAGGGGTAGATACGGTGTTGACGATTACTCTGAGCTTATGAAGGTTGTTGACGAGGCCCTCTCGGACTTCCCACAGCTTGACCCGCAGAGGGGTGGTGTAACGGGGGGGAGCTACGGGGGCTACATGACCAACGTTATAGTAACCAAAACTAGAAGGTTCAAGGCGGCCGTCACACAGAGGAGCTGCAGCAACTGGATAAGCTTCTATGGCGAGAGCGACATAGGATGGTATTTCGCCCCGGAACTTATCTCCGCGCAAGAACCATGGAGAGACCTCGAGAAATACGTTGACTTTAGCCCGCTCTTCTCTGTTGAGAATATTGAGACACCACTGCTTATAATACACTCCACAGAGGACTTTAGATGCCCCCTCAGCGGTGCTATTCAACTCTTCACCGCTCTAAAGCTGAAGGGTGTGGAGACCAGGCTTCTAGTGTTTCCAGGTGAGAACCATAACCTCTCCCGAAGCGGAACTCCTAAGAGGCGGGTGGCAAGGCTTAGGGCGATAGCCTCCTGGTTCAAGGAACACCTAGGCAGCCAGCAGAGAGGCTGA
- a CDS encoding DNA-binding protein Alba: protein MSIEPQKPNTILVGRKPTINYVMAALKLLNEEGAPEVVIKARGRNICNAVDTVEMLKNLFIKNLVIKKVNIYSESLDSEGKKKVSAIEIVVAKG, encoded by the coding sequence GTGTCGATAGAGCCGCAGAAGCCTAACACCATCCTTGTGGGCAGGAAACCTACTATAAACTATGTGATGGCGGCCCTGAAGCTTTTAAACGAGGAGGGTGCTCCCGAGGTAGTGATAAAAGCTAGAGGGAGGAACATCTGTAACGCTGTTGACACGGTTGAGATGCTCAAAAACTTATTCATAAAAAACCTTGTGATAAAGAAGGTCAACATCTACAGTGAAAGCCTAGACAGCGAGGGGAAGAAGAAGGTTTCTGCTATTGAAATTGTAGTTGCTAAAGGCTAG
- the prs gene encoding ribose-phosphate diphosphokinase: MEGPEQWVIVGGWGSASAEFSEGLSRNMGLKLVKPVFKLFPDEEEYVRIEGDISGFTGAIVVQSFERPASRSLVYSLLIADALKEAGVGRIVLMAPYMGYTRQDRVFLPGEPVSVRAVMRALASSGYNALASIEVHKEYVLDYFDGSTLNIFPFTYMLKETGISCGDNTIIVAPDKGSLPRVERLARETGCRSYGYLVKERDRITGEVRLAKSTVDPRGKNAIVVDDIISTGGTIALASQWLLENGANSVFVLAAHYLGIGNAEEKMMKAGVSRVVTGNTLPRKPSKIVTYVDLTGLAAGQLTKLVSNL, encoded by the coding sequence TTGGAGGGGCCAGAGCAGTGGGTTATAGTGGGGGGGTGGGGCTCCGCGTCGGCAGAGTTCTCGGAGGGGCTCTCCAGGAATATGGGGCTAAAACTCGTCAAACCTGTGTTCAAACTGTTTCCCGACGAAGAGGAGTATGTCAGGATAGAAGGAGATATCAGTGGTTTTACGGGGGCCATTGTTGTGCAGTCTTTCGAGAGGCCCGCCTCCAGAAGCCTAGTCTACTCGCTCCTTATAGCAGATGCTCTCAAGGAGGCTGGAGTAGGTAGGATAGTGCTTATGGCTCCTTACATGGGGTACACAAGGCAGGACCGTGTTTTCCTGCCTGGCGAGCCCGTTAGTGTTAGAGCAGTCATGAGGGCCCTTGCTTCGTCGGGGTACAATGCTCTGGCTTCTATAGAAGTCCATAAGGAGTACGTTCTAGACTACTTTGACGGCAGCACACTCAACATATTCCCCTTCACCTACATGCTTAAGGAGACGGGTATTTCATGCGGGGACAATACCATTATTGTCGCCCCGGATAAAGGCTCTCTCCCCCGTGTTGAGAGGCTCGCCCGGGAGACAGGGTGTAGGAGCTACGGATACCTTGTTAAGGAAAGGGACAGGATTACTGGGGAGGTACGGCTAGCGAAGTCTACTGTCGATCCCCGTGGCAAGAACGCTATAGTGGTGGACGATATAATAAGTACCGGGGGGACCATAGCCCTTGCATCCCAGTGGCTTCTCGAGAACGGCGCAAACAGTGTTTTCGTGCTTGCAGCACACTATCTAGGCATTGGCAACGCCGAGGAAAAAATGATGAAAGCTGGAGTATCGAGAGTGGTCACCGGGAACACCCTACCCCGTAAGCCCTCGAAAATAGTTACGTATGTAGATCTAACGGGCCTTGCAGCAGGCCAGCTGACAAAGCTGGTGTCAAACCTTTGA
- a CDS encoding TIGR01177 family methyltransferase, with product MERFYAILSGESPTLSLEELKAILDVESRLYKVEGFLDGLAIFHAEIDDPMLITSRAAFIKEVGLPLGLYRSSDTCASKVVYDTLTFLEASVLDGDKEFWIDVETRGPYRHSLDLAGLRSRIASEAGKKGFKLSKRRAALNLRIFATEGAMMLGVTLSRLEGRSFIERSPGRRPFFKPGPLSPRLSRAFVNLSRLQRGGSFADPFCGTGGFAIEACLLGASRIACGDLDWAMVRGGPLNLSRYCPPGIWFYSAWNAAKLPLSSNSVDSIATDPPYGRSTTTGRMGYLSLTRAFLNTAVEVLRSEGWIVYAGPTRMSPETLAEDAGLRVVKVIEMFVHGSLTRSIVVARFG from the coding sequence ATGGAAAGGTTCTACGCAATTCTAAGCGGCGAGTCACCCACACTCTCTCTCGAAGAGTTAAAGGCTATTCTAGACGTCGAGTCGAGGCTCTATAAGGTTGAAGGCTTTTTGGACGGCCTCGCCATTTTCCACGCCGAGATAGACGATCCCATGTTGATAACGTCGAGAGCTGCTTTCATAAAAGAGGTCGGCCTCCCATTAGGCCTCTATAGATCATCGGATACCTGCGCTAGCAAGGTAGTGTATGATACCCTGACCTTCCTCGAAGCCTCAGTACTCGACGGGGATAAGGAGTTCTGGATCGATGTAGAAACGAGAGGCCCCTACAGACACTCCCTAGATCTAGCTGGACTTCGATCGAGGATAGCCTCTGAGGCCGGCAAGAAAGGGTTCAAACTTTCAAAGAGGCGGGCAGCACTAAACCTGCGCATCTTCGCAACCGAAGGAGCTATGATGCTTGGAGTCACGCTCTCAAGGCTAGAAGGTAGGAGCTTCATAGAGAGAAGCCCTGGTAGGCGGCCTTTCTTCAAGCCTGGACCACTCTCTCCGAGGCTTTCAAGGGCTTTCGTAAATCTATCGCGACTCCAAAGAGGGGGCAGCTTTGCAGACCCCTTCTGCGGCACGGGAGGCTTCGCTATAGAGGCCTGCCTGCTGGGCGCGTCGAGGATAGCCTGTGGTGATCTTGACTGGGCAATGGTTAGGGGCGGCCCCCTAAACCTATCTCGATATTGCCCCCCGGGGATTTGGTTCTATTCCGCTTGGAACGCGGCAAAGCTACCCCTCTCCAGCAATAGCGTCGACTCCATAGCCACAGACCCTCCATATGGAAGGTCCACAACAACCGGTAGAATGGGGTATCTAAGCCTCACGAGAGCTTTTCTTAACACTGCTGTTGAGGTCCTCAGAAGTGAGGGCTGGATCGTATATGCCGGTCCCACCAGAATGTCGCCCGAGACGCTGGCGGAGGATGCTGGCCTAAGAGTCGTTAAGGTGATAGAGATGTTTGTCCACGGTAGTCTGACGAGGAGCATAGTGGTGGCCAGGTTTGGGTAG